CGGGATTTTTTGCTTTGTCTTTCTGGGGAGGATGTGGTACGACGTCTTTTTCGTGTCACCTGTGGTTTAGAATCGCTTGCTCTGGGAGAACATCAAATTCTGGGACAGGTGAAACGATTCTGGGAAAAAGCCCGAGAAGAAAGAAGGTGTGGTAAAGACCTCAATCGACTCTTCTTACGGGCTATTACCTTGGGAAAAAAGGTTCGTGCTGAGACATCCTTAGGGAGTGCGTCTTTATCCATTCCATCTCTGGCGGTGCAGTTTGCGGAGCGTTTTTTGGGAAGTTTGCGGGGGAAGCGAGTTTTTCTCATTGGAACTGGGGAAATGGGAAGATTGCTTCTTACGTATCTTTTGGAACGCGGAATAATAGAGGTACGTGTTTCGAGCAAAAACCCAGAAAGAGCGCTACTCCTGAAAAAAGAGTTTCCTGATATCCAGGTTTTCCCCTATCAGGAGAAATATGAGCGCCTCAAGGGTTGTGATCTCCTTGCCAGCGCCACCGAAGCACCTCACTATACGGTGGAATTTCGGTCATTTCAAAAGGTTTGGTCTGAAGCGCCTCGGTTTCTCCTTGACCTCGGTTTACCTCGGAATATCGATCCAGAGATTGCCACCTTGGAGGGAGTGTATCTTTATACTCTGGAAGATTTGGAAGAGGTGGCACGAGAAAATCGCCACCGACGAATGCAGGACATAGGGAGAGTTGAGGCGATGATTGAGGAAGCGGTCAGGACCTTTCGTCGTTCCTTAGAATGGGATCAACTTTTTGAAGCCTCGGTGAAAGATTTTCGGGAAATAGCTGTGGAGGAGTTGTCGCGGCTTTTTCGACATATGCCGTGTTTGGGACCAAAAGACCGGGATCGGGTGGTGGAAGCTGTCCTCAGGGCAAACCGACGTTTTCTGGTTCGTATGAAAACCGTGTTTCAAAATGGAAGTGAGGGAGCACATCAGAACGGTGCGAGAAAAAAAAGTTGTTCGAGTTGGTAGCCGGGGAAGCGTTCTGGCTCTTCGTCAAACCCAAGAGGTAGTGGAAAGACTTTCCCAGCTGTACCGAGAGACACAATGGGAAGTCGTGGTCATCAGGACCAGTGGGGATCGTCTTCGTGAGGACCCGGAAATGGTCTTCACGAAGGGAATGTTCGTGAAGGAGTTGGAGGAAGCGCTCCTTAAGGGAGAAGTGGATCTTGCTGTCCACAGCCTCAAGGACTTACCGGTGGACCTGCCTGCAGGTCTTACCCTGTTTGCCGTACTCGAGCGAGAGGATCCCCGGGATGTGCTGTTGTCCAGAAGTGGGTTGGATTTTGCGGCGCTTCCTTGTGGTGCTGTAGTTGGGACGTCCAGTGTGCGTCGTAGGGTTCAGATTGAAGCCTTACGGCCCGACCTTGAAGTTGTACCGTTACGGGGTAACGTTCCGACCCGTGTTCGGAAAATGGAGGCAGGAGAGGTGGATGCTCTGGTTTTGGCGGCGGCAGGATTGGAACGTCTGGGAGAAAAGAGATATATTGTAGAGTATTTCTCTCCCGATATGTTCGTTCCCGCCGTGGGGCAGGGAGTAATTGTGGTAGAAGGAAGGGAGAACGAGCCATTAGAGGAGATGGTGAGAGCGATCAACCATCGAGAAACGGCATGCGCCGTAGAGGCGGAACGTGATTTCCTGAGATTTTTTGGGGGAGGATGTCGGGTTCCAGTAGGAGCATTGGCTACGGTAGAGAATGGATGGATGAGGCTTCTTGGCATGGTGGCATATGGAAAAGAGGTGAAAAAAGCCTCTTTGGAGGGACCATTAGAAGAACGGGGTTCCCTGGCAAAGTCACTTGTACAGTTAATTCGGGGTAGAGCGTCATGAAGGCAAAAGTGTACATTGTAGGGGCAGGACCTGGTGATCCGACACTGATCACCCGGAAAGCCTGGGAGGTTTTGCAAAACGCTGAAGTCATCGTTTAT
This window of the Atribacterota bacterium genome carries:
- the hemA gene encoding glutamyl-tRNA reductase produces the protein MDEKTPLAVRERYCFQEVLWPLGAVREMVVLSTCQRREVYFVSSKEEVAMVKETMFPDFPRDFLLCLSGEDVVRRLFRVTCGLESLALGEHQILGQVKRFWEKAREERRCGKDLNRLFLRAITLGKKVRAETSLGSASLSIPSLAVQFAERFLGSLRGKRVFLIGTGEMGRLLLTYLLERGIIEVRVSSKNPERALLLKKEFPDIQVFPYQEKYERLKGCDLLASATEAPHYTVEFRSFQKVWSEAPRFLLDLGLPRNIDPEIATLEGVYLYTLEDLEEVARENRHRRMQDIGRVEAMIEEAVRTFRRSLEWDQLFEASVKDFREIAVEELSRLFRHMPCLGPKDRDRVVEAVLRANRRFLVRMKTVFQNGSEGAHQNGARKKSCSSW
- the hemC gene encoding hydroxymethylbilane synthase, which encodes MREKKVVRVGSRGSVLALRQTQEVVERLSQLYRETQWEVVVIRTSGDRLREDPEMVFTKGMFVKELEEALLKGEVDLAVHSLKDLPVDLPAGLTLFAVLEREDPRDVLLSRSGLDFAALPCGAVVGTSSVRRRVQIEALRPDLEVVPLRGNVPTRVRKMEAGEVDALVLAAAGLERLGEKRYIVEYFSPDMFVPAVGQGVIVVEGRENEPLEEMVRAINHRETACAVEAERDFLRFFGGGCRVPVGALATVENGWMRLLGMVAYGKEVKKASLEGPLEERGSLAKSLVQLIRGRAS